One region of Miscanthus floridulus cultivar M001 chromosome 19, ASM1932011v1, whole genome shotgun sequence genomic DNA includes:
- the LOC136527869 gene encoding desmethyl-deoxy-podophyllotoxin synthase-like, translated as MEMVALPVHLLLLLPLLAVVSFLWLRRAAVGRRGGGPRLPPSPWALPVIGHLHHLAGALPHRAMRDLAARHGPVMLLHLGGLPVVVASSADAAREVMKARDIEFATRPVTRMVRLAIPEGAEGIVFAPYGDGWRQTRKICTVELLSARRVQSFRPVREEEAARLLHAAAAPAPRARAVNLSELLAVYAADSSVRAIIGSRIKDRDTFLALLERGLKLFGNMSLPDLYPSSRLAMLVSRMPVRMKQHRQEADAFMDAMVQEHGESRAADDGDKEDLLDVLLRIQREGDLQFPLTTDNIKTVIGDMFAGGSETGATTLQWIMAELMRNPRVMKKAQDEVRQALAVAGRQRVTEDDLSNLHYMHLVIKEALRLHPPLPLLLPRECRRSCQVLGFDVPAGTIVFVNAWAIAREPSSWDRPEEFVTERFEGSGVDFKGTDFEYVPFGAGRRMCPGMAFGLVSMELALASLLYHFDWELPPGMTATDIDMTEEMGVTARRLHDLLLVPFVRVPVPMT; from the exons ATGGAAATGGTGGCGCTTCCAGTccacctactcctcctcctccccctcctggccgtcgtctccttccTCTGGCTCAGGCGTGCAGCTGTGGGCCgtcgaggcggcggcccgcggctGCCACCGTCGCCGTGGGCGCTCCCGGTGATCGGGCACCTGCACCACCTCGCGGGCGCGCTCCCGCACCGCGCCATGCGTGACCTGGCGGCGCGCCACGGCCCGGTGATGCTGCTCCACCTCGGCGGGCTCCCCGTCGTGGTGGCCTCCTCCGCGGACGCCGCCCGCGAGGTGATGAAGGCGAGGGACATCGAATTCGCGACGCGCCCCGTGACGCGGATGGTCCGGCTGGCCATCCCCGAGGGCGCGGAGGGGATCGTCTTCGCGCCCTACGGCGACGGGTGGAGGCAGACCCGCAAGATCTGCACTGTCGAGCTGCTCAGCGCCCGGCGCGTCCAGTCCTTCCGGCCCGTCCGCGAGGAGGAGGCCGCGCGGCTCCTCcatgcggcggcggcgccggcgccgcgcgcGCGGGCGGTGAACCTGAGCGAGCTGCTGGCCGTGTACGCCGCCGACTCCTCGGTGCGCGCCATTATCGGGAGCCGGATCAAGGACCGGGACACGTTCCTGGCCTTGCTGGAGCGCGGGCTTAAGCTCTTCGGCAACATGAGCTTGCCGGATCTCTACCCGTCGTCACGCCTCGCCATGCTTGTCAGCCGGATGCCGGTCCGGATGAAGCAGCACCGGCAGGAAGCGGACGCGTTCATGGACGCCATGGTCCAGGAGCACGGGGAGAGCAGAGCAGCTGACGACGGCGACAAGGAAGACCTGCTCGACGTGCTGCTGAGGATTCAGAGGGAAGGTGACCTGCAGTTTCCGCTCACCACCGACAACATCAAAACAGTGATCGGA GACATGTTCGCCGGAGGCAGCGAGACGGGTGCGACGACGCTGCAGTGGATCATGGCGGAGCTCATGAGGAACCCAAGAGTGATGAAGAAGGCGCAAGACGAGGTCCGACAAGCGCTCGCCGTCGCTGGCCGGCAGAGAGTAACAGAGGACGACCTGAGCAATCTGCACTACATGCACCTGGTCATCAAGGAGGCCCTCCGGCTGCACCCACCCTTGCCACTTCTGCTTCCACGAGAGTGCCGGAGGTCATGCCAGGTCCTAGGATTCGACGTGCCGGCGGGCACGATAGTGTTCGTGAACGCCTGGGCGATCGCGAGGGAGCCCAGCTCCTGGGACAGGCCTGAGGAGTTTGTGACTGAAAGATTCGAAGGCAGCGGCGTCGATTTCAAGGGGACGGACTTCGAGTACGTACCGTTCGGGGCAGGACGAAGGATGTGCCCGGGCATGGCGTTTGGGCTTGTGAGCATGGAGCTTGCACTCGCTAGCCTCCTGTACCATTTTGACTGGGAGCTGCCGCCTGGGATGACGGCCACGGATATAGACATGACGGAGGAAATGGGGGTCACGGCTCGACGGCTTCATGACCTCTTGCTTGTTCCCTTCGTTCGAGTGCCCGTGCCCATGACCTAA